A single genomic interval of Stieleria maiorica harbors:
- a CDS encoding sialidase family protein has protein sequence MNRGFFAVLSFFLPVALLAADELPKPVLVDVQRIWDAAPHNAFTDLVRFRDRWYCVFREGQKHVSPDGALRVLTSADGENWESAALVTSDEYDLRDAKITVTPDDRLMLAGAGAADTPQGRNHQSLVWFSDDGVNWSAPTPVGDQDNWLWRITWHKGEAYGFGYGCGKGDRGLRLFKSSDGKKFETLIEDVEVPGTYPNETSVVFLPDDTAYCLLRHDGEPKAGNLGVSRPPYTHWDWKPLNVRLGGPDMIQLPDGRFVAVVRLYDSSVRTSVCWLDPEDGTLTEALKLPSGGDTSYAGLVWHDQMLWISYYSSHEGKTSIYRAKVRFDR, from the coding sequence ATGAATCGTGGCTTCTTCGCTGTTCTTTCGTTCTTCTTGCCTGTCGCCTTGCTGGCGGCGGATGAATTGCCCAAGCCGGTGCTGGTCGATGTGCAGCGGATTTGGGACGCGGCTCCGCACAACGCGTTTACCGATCTGGTCCGTTTCCGTGACCGATGGTACTGCGTTTTTCGCGAAGGGCAGAAACACGTGTCGCCTGATGGGGCGCTGCGGGTGCTGACATCGGCCGATGGAGAGAATTGGGAATCGGCTGCGCTCGTCACTTCGGACGAGTACGATCTGCGCGATGCCAAAATCACTGTCACGCCCGACGATCGGTTGATGCTGGCCGGCGCCGGTGCGGCTGACACTCCCCAAGGCCGAAATCATCAGTCACTGGTCTGGTTTTCCGACGACGGCGTCAACTGGAGTGCCCCAACGCCCGTCGGCGACCAGGACAATTGGCTGTGGCGCATCACTTGGCACAAAGGGGAGGCCTACGGATTCGGTTACGGCTGTGGAAAGGGCGATCGCGGGCTGCGGCTGTTCAAAAGTTCTGACGGCAAGAAGTTTGAAACCTTGATCGAAGACGTCGAGGTCCCGGGCACCTATCCCAACGAAACCTCCGTCGTGTTTCTTCCCGATGACACCGCGTACTGCTTGCTGCGTCACGACGGCGAGCCCAAAGCGGGCAACCTTGGCGTGTCCCGGCCGCCGTACACGCATTGGGATTGGAAACCCTTGAACGTGCGATTGGGTGGGCCTGACATGATCCAATTGCCCGACGGACGGTTCGTCGCGGTCGTCCGTTTGTACGATTCCTCCGTTCGAACCTCGGTGTGCTGGCTCGATCCGGAAGACGGAACGCTCACCGAAGCGCTGAAACTGCCATCGGGCGGCGACACCAGCTATGCCGGCTTGGTCTGGCACGACCAGATGCTATGGATCAGCTACTACTCGTCACACGAAGGCAAGACCAGTATCTATCGGGCGAAGGTGCGTTTCGATCGATAG
- a CDS encoding exo-alpha-sialidase, producing the protein MTDSTFAQEQSDPPPNIVMIIADDLGYGDLGCYGQKLIATPNIDRLAEQGTRFTQAYAGGPVCTSSRSVLMTGLHGGHTPARDNVPHYPTYLDDHDQTVAEVLRGAGYRCGGVGKWSLGDAGTAGAATRQGFDQWVGYLNQDHAHYYYTEYLDRGEGRIELPGNPIARHTYSHDVLTDHALSFMTDARQQPFFLYVAYTLPHFSSKTEDRDGLAVPSTAPYSDRDWPDKAKKYAAMVHRLDEGVGQIADRIDELGIAENTLLIFSSDNGGHATVWDRFDTNGPLRGYKRDLTEGGIRVPFIARWPGKIPAATVSDEVIAFADMMPTFAKIADQKTPADLDGVSVLDVMLGQQRTAKRDHLYWDYGHCRRFYDQAVRQGDWKAIRLGKEKGAIQLYNLKNDVGESEDVAADHPEIVAALARIMDNATTPHPRYPVGQRYQGGPIWRAENQHASLVDLPSVSRPGQGAHLQSEFVFHPDNRPTPQCHSSTLVETPSGLVAAWFGGTNEPALDNVIWVARQVDGRWQEPLQVADGSEGESEEHRVGNPVLFQTNEGPLLLFYKVVDPKVGRASHWWGMLMTSDDHGATWSKPRRIGIDEKLGPGNPNLIGPVKNKPVQLADGTIVCPSSTEHDGWRVHFEISRDLGKTWTVIGPINDAANFNAIQPSLLVHPENQLQVLCRSKEGVIAQSWSQDGGKTWAPITATTLPNPNSGTDAVTLADGRQLLVYNHTIKRGPFPAARTMLNVALSDDGKKWEPVLTLERERGSEFSYPAVIQTSDGNIHLTYTWKRQSIRHVVLDPERL; encoded by the coding sequence TTGACTGATTCAACGTTTGCGCAAGAACAGAGTGATCCGCCGCCGAACATCGTGATGATCATCGCCGATGACCTGGGCTATGGTGACCTCGGTTGCTACGGCCAAAAACTGATCGCCACGCCAAACATCGACCGTTTGGCCGAACAAGGGACCCGTTTCACCCAGGCCTACGCAGGTGGCCCGGTGTGCACCTCATCCCGCAGTGTGTTGATGACCGGATTGCACGGCGGTCACACCCCGGCTCGCGACAACGTTCCGCACTACCCGACCTACTTGGACGATCACGACCAAACCGTTGCCGAAGTCCTCCGGGGCGCCGGCTATCGTTGCGGCGGTGTCGGCAAATGGTCGCTCGGTGATGCCGGAACCGCCGGCGCCGCCACTCGGCAGGGATTTGATCAGTGGGTCGGTTACCTGAACCAGGACCACGCGCATTATTACTACACCGAATACCTGGACCGGGGTGAAGGTCGGATCGAATTGCCCGGCAATCCGATCGCGCGACACACTTACAGCCACGACGTCTTGACCGATCACGCGTTGAGCTTCATGACGGATGCGAGGCAACAACCATTTTTTCTGTACGTCGCATACACGCTGCCGCACTTTTCTTCTAAAACCGAAGATCGCGACGGCTTGGCCGTGCCGTCGACCGCCCCCTATTCGGATCGCGATTGGCCGGACAAGGCAAAAAAATACGCCGCGATGGTTCACCGGCTGGACGAAGGCGTCGGTCAAATTGCTGATCGAATCGACGAGCTTGGGATCGCAGAGAATACCTTGCTGATCTTCAGCAGCGACAACGGCGGCCATGCGACGGTTTGGGACCGATTTGACACCAACGGCCCGCTGCGCGGATACAAACGCGATCTCACCGAAGGCGGCATACGGGTTCCGTTCATCGCGCGTTGGCCCGGTAAAATCCCCGCTGCAACGGTCAGCGACGAAGTCATCGCGTTTGCAGACATGATGCCGACCTTTGCCAAGATCGCTGATCAAAAAACGCCGGCGGATCTTGACGGTGTCTCTGTGCTGGACGTCATGCTTGGCCAACAACGTACGGCCAAACGAGACCACCTGTATTGGGACTATGGCCATTGCCGACGCTTTTATGACCAGGCCGTTCGCCAGGGCGATTGGAAAGCGATCCGGCTGGGAAAGGAAAAGGGTGCCATCCAGTTGTACAACCTCAAGAACGACGTCGGCGAGTCCGAAGACGTGGCCGCCGATCATCCCGAAATCGTCGCGGCACTGGCCCGCATCATGGACAACGCGACAACGCCCCATCCCCGCTACCCGGTCGGCCAACGGTATCAAGGCGGACCGATCTGGCGCGCCGAAAACCAACACGCTTCACTGGTCGACTTGCCATCGGTTTCTCGGCCGGGACAAGGAGCTCATCTGCAAAGCGAGTTTGTTTTCCATCCCGACAACCGTCCGACACCACAATGCCATTCGTCCACCTTGGTCGAAACCCCCTCCGGCCTGGTAGCCGCTTGGTTCGGAGGCACGAATGAACCGGCGCTTGACAACGTGATCTGGGTAGCTCGTCAAGTCGACGGGCGATGGCAAGAACCGCTCCAAGTCGCCGACGGCAGCGAAGGCGAATCGGAAGAGCACCGTGTCGGCAATCCCGTGCTGTTCCAAACCAACGAAGGACCGCTGCTGTTGTTTTACAAGGTCGTCGATCCGAAAGTTGGGCGAGCGTCACATTGGTGGGGCATGCTGATGACGTCCGACGACCATGGCGCGACTTGGTCAAAACCACGTCGGATCGGCATCGATGAAAAACTGGGCCCGGGCAACCCCAACCTGATCGGACCGGTCAAAAACAAACCCGTTCAACTTGCCGATGGCACGATCGTCTGTCCCTCCAGCACCGAACACGACGGCTGGCGCGTGCACTTTGAAATCAGTCGCGACCTTGGAAAGACCTGGACGGTCATCGGCCCGATCAACGACGCGGCCAATTTCAACGCGATCCAGCCGAGCCTGCTCGTGCACCCCGAGAACCAACTGCAGGTGCTTTGCCGGTCAAAGGAAGGTGTGATCGCCCAAAGCTGGTCGCAAGACGGAGGAAAAACCTGGGCACCGATCACGGCGACGACGCTGCCCAACCCCAACTCCGGCACCGACGCGGTGACACTGGCCGATGGCCGGCAATTGCTGGTTTACAACCACACGATCAAACGCGGTCCGTTTCCCGCCGCGCGGACGATGTTGAACGTCGCGCTGTCCGATGACGGAAAGAAGTGGGAACCGGTGCTGACCTTGGAACGCGAGCGCGGGAGCGAGTTTTCTTACCCGGCTGTCATCCAAACATCTGACGGCAACATCCACCTGACCTACACCTGGAAACGCCAAAGCATTCGGCACGTGGTGTTGGATCCGGAACGATTGTGA